The DNA sequence GGACATGCACATGACCCGTTTGCCTTCCAGGGTGCCCAGGATCAACTGGCCGGCATGAGAAGCCACCGTGGAAGTCAGGAAATTCGGAATCTCGGCATAAGGGATGATCACGGGATTCTCAATCAGCTGGGCCAGGTTCCCCAGGGCGGAGCCCAGAACCAGTCCGATGTCCGGTCTGGTTCCGGCCCGCTCCAGAATATAGTCGGCCGCAGCCTGATACATTTCGACAGAATAATTATCAATCGGTCGGTTTTTCATCTAGACGACCACCGTGCTGACGTCGCCTTCCCCATAGTAGGTTTTCAGGTCATAGGGCGAGAAAATGCCCTTGGGGGTGACCACACCGTTCACCAGCTTGGGCGGGGTAATGTCAAAGGCTGGATAATAGGCGTTGACGCCTTCGCGGACCACGCTGCGGCCCAGGTGAGTTTTGACCTGTTCCACATCCCGTTCCTCAATCACGATGGATTCAACGGACTCATGCTCAAAGTTTGGCGTGCCGGTGACAAAGTAGGGGATGTTGTGATATGCCGCCGCCAGAGCGAGCTGGAACGTTCCTACCTTATTGACGACATGACCGTCCATCGTAATGATGTCCGCCGCACTGGTCAACACATCCACCTGTTCGCGGGCCATGATCCAGGCCGGCATGTTGTCCGTGATGACATGAACTTCAAATCCCATATCCGCGATGACGGAAGCCGTCAGGCGGGCGCCCTGGAGAAAAGGCCGGGTTTCAGGACAGATGAAGCGGACGGTCTTCCCCTGCCCACGGCAGGCCAGAAGCATCATGCCGACGATGGTTTCCCCGAAGCACTGGGTCATGACTACCCCCTGATCCGGGAACTGAGCAGCCAGATGATTCGCCAACAGGCGAACTTCATGGTAGCGGCGGTTGATGGTCTCAATGGCATCCGCCACGATGGCCGAAGTCAGGTCCCGGCCGTTTTCCATGGCGATATGGGCAGCCGCCAGGGAGCGATCCGTCATCAGGCGGAGTTTTTCGGCCGTGGTGGGGCGGGCCTGAGACAGCGTCCGGGCCGCCTCAGCCAAATAAGCCATGCGTTCCTCTACCGGACGGTCTTTCGCTTCATGACTGGCCAGAGCCATGCCCATCTGGACCGCCAGAAATGGTCCGCCGCTCTGAGTCACCATATCAGTGATAGCCTGAGCTACTTCCTGATGACTGCGGCACTCCACCGTCTTTTTTTCATAAGGGTAAACGCGGCGATCCAGAATCCGGACCACCCCATCCTCATACCACGCAATGTTCTCATATTTCAGCAATTCTGCCAGACCGTGATCTTCTCGATGCATGTTCAGCCTCCGTTTCACTGTTTTTACTTTTCTAAATAGTTGCTGCTCGACATCCGAGGTCTTGTTCAACAACCTCTTCTCCTTTAATATACCAAACCTGCCCCACCTTTGTCTGTTGCAATCTCTCCCCGGGACATTGCCGCACCCGGACAGTCAGCTTTCACTGGCTCCGCGGGAGATGGCATATCCGATCAAAACGGCTGCCTCCTCAGAGCGATGGGATCTGGATTCGAAAACCCGGATCATCCACCTTGCCCTGAGCAATGACTTTTAGTTGAACCGTTCGATCAGTCGATGTATAATTGCCATTAATATTCAAATAGCTCCATATGCTGCCTGATTTGATACCACACCGCCTCAACGATTGAATAAGCACAATCCTATAAACGAAAGCCCTGTATCACCAAAACACCCGTATCACCGAAACACCTGTATGAACGGAACACCATATCAAATCACAGTCCCATCACATATAATACGGAGGAAATCCTATGCCAACCAGAGAAGAAGCCTGGGCACTGCTCAATGAGTACAATCAAACCGACAGCCTGATCAAGCACGCCCTGTCCGTCGAGGGCGTGATGCGTCACTTTGCCCGCAAATATGGCGAAGACGAAGACAAATGGGGCATCATCGGCCTGATCCACGATCTGGATTATGAAAAATATCCGGAACAGCACTGCGCGAAAACCAAAGAAATCCTGGAAGAACATCACTGGCCGCAAGACTACATTCGGGCGGTCATGAGCCATGGCTATGGCCTGGTCACGGATGTCGAGCCCGTGGAAGCCGTCGAAAAAGTCCTTTACACCATTGATGAACTCACCGGTCTGATCACGGCAGCTGCCTACATGCGCCCCAGCCGGAGCGTGATGGATATGGAAGTCAAATCCGTCGCAAAAAAATTCAAAACCCCTTCCTTTGCAGCCGGCGTTGATCGCAGCATCATTCTCAACGGGTGTGAACGCCTCGGCATGGAACTGAACGATGTCATCGGCGAATGCATTGAAGGCATGCGCGCCATTGCGCCTGCCATTGGCATGTGATGACCGCGCCC is a window from the Clostridiaceae bacterium HFYG-1003 genome containing:
- a CDS encoding s-methyl-5-thioribose-1-phosphate isomerase, which encodes MHREDHGLAELLKYENIAWYEDGVVRILDRRVYPYEKKTVECRSHQEVAQAITDMVTQSGGPFLAVQMGMALASHEAKDRPVEERMAYLAEAARTLSQARPTTAEKLRLMTDRSLAAAHIAMENGRDLTSAIVADAIETINRRYHEVRLLANHLAAQFPDQGVVMTQCFGETIVGMMLLACRGQGKTVRFICPETRPFLQGARLTASVIADMGFEVHVITDNMPAWIMAREQVDVLTSAADIITMDGHVVNKVGTFQLALAAAYHNIPYFVTGTPNFEHESVESIVIEERDVEQVKTHLGRSVVREGVNAYYPAFDITPPKLVNGVVTPKGIFSPYDLKTYYGEGDVSTVVV
- a CDS encoding HDIG domain-containing protein, whose product is MPTREEAWALLNEYNQTDSLIKHALSVEGVMRHFARKYGEDEDKWGIIGLIHDLDYEKYPEQHCAKTKEILEEHHWPQDYIRAVMSHGYGLVTDVEPVEAVEKVLYTIDELTGLITAAAYMRPSRSVMDMEVKSVAKKFKTPSFAAGVDRSIILNGCERLGMELNDVIGECIEGMRAIAPAIGM